One region of Primulina tabacum isolate GXHZ01 chromosome 17, ASM2559414v2, whole genome shotgun sequence genomic DNA includes:
- the LOC142530395 gene encoding putative protein phosphatase 2C 76 isoform X1: MLCNSFLRSVNLWAGHIERSIEVGKFRYICGGSNATCRLTYLWDRKFVGTRKMMVDSGSTARRPIIDVLTEKDDGGGFASGGWKSEDGRLSCGYSSFRGKRASMEDFYDIKTSKIDGQSVYLFGIFDGHGGSRAAEFLKEHLFENIMKHAEFIRNVKLALSEAYQQTDREFLESEKDTFRDDGSTASTAVLVGNHLYVANVGDSRTIISKAGKAIPLSEDHKPNRSDERKRIENAGGIVMWAGTWRVGGVLAMSRAFGNRMLKQFVVAEPEVQEQEVDQDLELLVLASDGLWDVVPNEDAVLIAQTEDDPEAGARKLTETAFARGSADNITCIVVKFCHDKPRPEEILQHLEAELKETKQDCEPKPEVSQLDSEPESEETQQS; encoded by the exons ATGTTATGCAACAGTTTTTTGAGGTCTGTAAATCTTTGGGCGGGACACATTGAGAGATCTATTGAGGTGGGGAAGTTTCGGTATATTTGCGGAGGTTCTAATGCTACTTGCCGCTTAACATATTTGTGGGATAGAAAATTTGTGGGAACTAGAAAGATGATGGTGGATTCTGGGTCGACTGCAAGAAGACCTATCATTGATGTCTTAACTGAGAAGGATGATGGTGGTGGTTTTGCTAGTGGAGGGTGGAAAAG TGAAGATGGAAGATTAAGTTGTGGTTATTCCAGTTTTAGAGGGAAAAGGGCTAGCATGGAGGATTTCTACGATATCAAGACTTCCAAAATTGATGGGCAGTCAGTCTACCTTTTTGGGATATTTGATG GTCATGGTGGCTCTCGTGCTGCTGAATTTTTGAAGGAACACCTGTTTGAGAATATCATGAAACATGCAGAATTTATTAGAAATGTGAAACTGGCTTTAA GTGAGGCATATCAGCAAACTGACAGAGAGTTTCTGGAGTCTGAAAAAGACACTTTTCGGGATGACGGCTCAACAGCTTCTACAGCCGTTCTTGTTGGCAATCACCTCTATGTTGCTAATGTTGGAGATTCTCGAACTATTATATCCAAAGCTGGAAAAG CAATTCCACTTTCGGAAGATCATAAACCAAATAGAAGTGATGAGAGGAAAAGAATTGAAAATGCTGGAGGTATCGTGATGTGGGCAG GCACTTGGAGGGTTGGAGGTGTATTGGCCATGTCTCGTGCGTTCGGAAATCGCATGCTCAAGCAATTTGTAGTGGCTGAACCTGAAGTTCAG GAACAAGAAGTTGATCAAGATCTTGAATTGCTCGTTCTTGCTAGTGACGGTCTTTGGGACGTTGTACCTAATGAG GATGCTGTGTTGATAGCACAAACAGAAGACGACCCCGAAGCAGGAGCTCGGAAGTTGACGGAAACTGCTTTCGCTCGTGGTAGTGCTGACAACATCACCTGCATCGTCGTGAAGTTTTGCCATGATAAACCCAGGCCAGAGGAAATTCTTCAACATCTTGAAGCCGAACTGAAggaaacaaagcaagattgcGAACCAAAACCCGAGGTATCCCAGTTAGATTCTGAACCAGAGTCAGAGGAGACCCAACAGAGTTGA
- the LOC142530395 gene encoding putative protein phosphatase 2C 76 isoform X2, which yields MKCNHLIALLFRSLSIIYQGFVQFQFGGSGKNQAISVPAHSNSGFRDEDGRLSCGYSSFRGKRASMEDFYDIKTSKIDGQSVYLFGIFDGHGGSRAAEFLKEHLFENIMKHAEFIRNVKLALSEAYQQTDREFLESEKDTFRDDGSTASTAVLVGNHLYVANVGDSRTIISKAGKAIPLSEDHKPNRSDERKRIENAGGIVMWAGTWRVGGVLAMSRAFGNRMLKQFVVAEPEVQEQEVDQDLELLVLASDGLWDVVPNEDAVLIAQTEDDPEAGARKLTETAFARGSADNITCIVVKFCHDKPRPEEILQHLEAELKETKQDCEPKPEVSQLDSEPESEETQQS from the exons ATGAAATGCAACCATCTCATTGCCCTATTGTTTCGATCACTCTCCATTATCTACCAGGGTTTCGTCCAATTTCAGTTCGGTGGGAGTGGGAAAAATCAAGCAATCTCTGTTCCAGCTCATTCAAATTCCGGATTTCGTGA TGAAGATGGAAGATTAAGTTGTGGTTATTCCAGTTTTAGAGGGAAAAGGGCTAGCATGGAGGATTTCTACGATATCAAGACTTCCAAAATTGATGGGCAGTCAGTCTACCTTTTTGGGATATTTGATG GTCATGGTGGCTCTCGTGCTGCTGAATTTTTGAAGGAACACCTGTTTGAGAATATCATGAAACATGCAGAATTTATTAGAAATGTGAAACTGGCTTTAA GTGAGGCATATCAGCAAACTGACAGAGAGTTTCTGGAGTCTGAAAAAGACACTTTTCGGGATGACGGCTCAACAGCTTCTACAGCCGTTCTTGTTGGCAATCACCTCTATGTTGCTAATGTTGGAGATTCTCGAACTATTATATCCAAAGCTGGAAAAG CAATTCCACTTTCGGAAGATCATAAACCAAATAGAAGTGATGAGAGGAAAAGAATTGAAAATGCTGGAGGTATCGTGATGTGGGCAG GCACTTGGAGGGTTGGAGGTGTATTGGCCATGTCTCGTGCGTTCGGAAATCGCATGCTCAAGCAATTTGTAGTGGCTGAACCTGAAGTTCAG GAACAAGAAGTTGATCAAGATCTTGAATTGCTCGTTCTTGCTAGTGACGGTCTTTGGGACGTTGTACCTAATGAG GATGCTGTGTTGATAGCACAAACAGAAGACGACCCCGAAGCAGGAGCTCGGAAGTTGACGGAAACTGCTTTCGCTCGTGGTAGTGCTGACAACATCACCTGCATCGTCGTGAAGTTTTGCCATGATAAACCCAGGCCAGAGGAAATTCTTCAACATCTTGAAGCCGAACTGAAggaaacaaagcaagattgcGAACCAAAACCCGAGGTATCCCAGTTAGATTCTGAACCAGAGTCAGAGGAGACCCAACAGAGTTGA
- the LOC142530395 gene encoding putative protein phosphatase 2C 76 isoform X3 — protein MLCNSFLRSVNLWAGHIERSIEVGKFRYICGGSNATCRLTYLWDRKFVGTRKMMVDSGSTARRPIIDVLTEKDDGGGFASGGWKSEDGRLSCGYSSFRGKRASMEDFYDIKTSKIDGQSVYLFGIFDGHGGSRAAEFLKEHLFENIMKHAEFIRNVKLALTIPLSEDHKPNRSDERKRIENAGGIVMWAGTWRVGGVLAMSRAFGNRMLKQFVVAEPEVQEQEVDQDLELLVLASDGLWDVVPNEDAVLIAQTEDDPEAGARKLTETAFARGSADNITCIVVKFCHDKPRPEEILQHLEAELKETKQDCEPKPEVSQLDSEPESEETQQS, from the exons ATGTTATGCAACAGTTTTTTGAGGTCTGTAAATCTTTGGGCGGGACACATTGAGAGATCTATTGAGGTGGGGAAGTTTCGGTATATTTGCGGAGGTTCTAATGCTACTTGCCGCTTAACATATTTGTGGGATAGAAAATTTGTGGGAACTAGAAAGATGATGGTGGATTCTGGGTCGACTGCAAGAAGACCTATCATTGATGTCTTAACTGAGAAGGATGATGGTGGTGGTTTTGCTAGTGGAGGGTGGAAAAG TGAAGATGGAAGATTAAGTTGTGGTTATTCCAGTTTTAGAGGGAAAAGGGCTAGCATGGAGGATTTCTACGATATCAAGACTTCCAAAATTGATGGGCAGTCAGTCTACCTTTTTGGGATATTTGATG GTCATGGTGGCTCTCGTGCTGCTGAATTTTTGAAGGAACACCTGTTTGAGAATATCATGAAACATGCAGAATTTATTAGAAATGTGAAACTGGCTTTAA CAATTCCACTTTCGGAAGATCATAAACCAAATAGAAGTGATGAGAGGAAAAGAATTGAAAATGCTGGAGGTATCGTGATGTGGGCAG GCACTTGGAGGGTTGGAGGTGTATTGGCCATGTCTCGTGCGTTCGGAAATCGCATGCTCAAGCAATTTGTAGTGGCTGAACCTGAAGTTCAG GAACAAGAAGTTGATCAAGATCTTGAATTGCTCGTTCTTGCTAGTGACGGTCTTTGGGACGTTGTACCTAATGAG GATGCTGTGTTGATAGCACAAACAGAAGACGACCCCGAAGCAGGAGCTCGGAAGTTGACGGAAACTGCTTTCGCTCGTGGTAGTGCTGACAACATCACCTGCATCGTCGTGAAGTTTTGCCATGATAAACCCAGGCCAGAGGAAATTCTTCAACATCTTGAAGCCGAACTGAAggaaacaaagcaagattgcGAACCAAAACCCGAGGTATCCCAGTTAGATTCTGAACCAGAGTCAGAGGAGACCCAACAGAGTTGA
- the LOC142530498 gene encoding uncharacterized protein LOC142530498, which yields MVERNYHYFGDRSRLGFINGSLKSPESSLPEYEAWLSKDQQVMSWILNLMERDLVEIFCYSESYLDLWNVVRDIYGNQNNSARIFQIHREIANLHQDGKPFLSLIGSLKSFLNELEIYRPPTVDAAILRKRTDDDRIFQLLASINPVFEDLRSHILMNTDLPSFKNICATIQREEVRWKVMPRSINPCPPNVHAYIIRSSSEEKSYKGKRPDLKCQHCHITDRNGQGAIRGGAINQEKDQTAALLSHFAGFLVAANSDTNQVSVANGKNAHVKGKGKIKLVSDTIDSDDLVTKEMIGEGFHLHGLNYVSPNSQGEKLPKLFPLPSIDYGHQSTQGLHPSQATLEHYDDRLDISSVSSREAIIESPEQVLSNTQGEPISSRRNPPRMRHPPTKLADYVAHKSGFTQKFGVDYKETFSPVAKMTMVRVLLSVAINNGWHLFQMDVKNALLHGDLEEEVFMKLPTGHPQSENPNLACQLHKSIYGLKQSPRAWHAKLSTGLEALCFKRSSADSSLYVLLGLVDKLVVLIYVDDLIITGNNTDSIAQLKTKLQHKFPIKDLGSLKYFLGIEMAASNKGLFLNQRKYILDSLQDAEMLHTKPVDIPLDSKLRFASIENP from the exons ATGGTCGAGAGAAATTACCATTACTTTGGTGATAGATCAAGGTTGGGATTCATCAATGGATCTCTCAAATCCCCTGAATCAAGTTTGCCGGAGTATGAGGCTTGGCTGTCAAAGGACCAACAAGTTATGTCATGGATTCTAAACTTGATGGAACGTGATCTTGTAGAAATATTCTGCTATTCAGAATCTTATTTAGATCTTTGGAATGTTGTCCGTGACATATATGGCAACCAAAACAATTCTGCCAGGATCTTCCAAATTCATAGGGAGATTGCAAATCTTCATCAAGATGGGAAGCCATTCCTAAGTTTGATAGGGAGTTTGAAGAGTTTTTTGAACGAGTTGGAGATTTATAGACCTCCTACAGTTGACGCAGCTATTTTGCGGAAGAGAACAGACGATGACCGTATTTTTCAGCTATTGGCTAGTATTAATCCTGTGTTTGAGGATCTAAGGAGTCATATTCTAATGAATACCGATTTACCTTCCTTCAAGAATATTTGCGCGACCATTCAACGTGAGGAAGTACGCTGGAAAGTCATGCCACGCTCTATTAATCCCTGTCCTCCGAATGTTCATGCGTATATTATTCGCTCATCCTCTGAAGAAAAGTCTTACAAGGGCAAACGCCCTGATCTCAAATGTCAGCATTGCCATATTACTG ATAGGAATGGTCAGGGAGCTATCCGAGGAGGAGCTATTAATCAAGAAAAAGATCAGACAGCCGCACTTCTTAGTCACTTTGCTGGTTTTTTGGTTGCTGCAAATTCTGACACCAACCAAG TATCTGTAGCAAATGGTAAAAATGCTCATGTAAAGGGTAAGGGCAAAATTAAACTTGTTTCAGATACTATAGACTCCGAT GACCTCGTCACCAAGGAGATGATTGGTGAAGGATTTCATTTGCATGGACTCAACTATGTCTCTCCTAACTCTCAG GGGGAGAAGCTGCCTAAGCTATTTCCTTTGCCTAGCATTGATTATGGTCATCAATCTACTCAAGGTTTACATCCTAGCCAAGCTACTTTAGAACACTATGATGATCGCTTGGATATCTCTAGTGTTTCTTCCAGGGAAGCTATTATAGAATCACCCGAGCAAGTTCTTTCCAATACACAAGGTGAACCAATATCTTCCCGACGTAATCCTCCGCGGATGCGTCACCCTCCAACAAAACTGGCAGATTATGTTGCTCACAAGTCAG GTTTCACCCAGAAATTTGGTGTCGATTACAAGGAAACCTTTTCCCCCGTTGCCAAGATGACCATGGTACGAGTTCTTTTATCAGTTGCTATCAATAACGGGTGGCATTTGTTTCAGATGGACGTAAAAAATGCATTATTGCATGGTGATCTTGAGGAAGAAGTGTTTATGAAGCTTCCTACCGGGCATCCTCAGAGTGAAAATCCAAACTTGGCATGTCAACTCCATAAATCAATTTATGGTTTGAAACAAAGTCCCCGTGCATGGCACGCCAAGTTGAGCACTGGTCTTGAAGCTCTTTGTTTTAAAAGGAGCTCAGCTGATTCGTCCCTTTATGTCCTGCTTGGTTTAGTTGACAAACTTGTGGTATTAATATACGTGGATGATCTCATTATTACCGGGAATAATACTGATTCCATTGCTCAGTTAAAAACGAAACTTCAGCACAAATTTCCAATCAAGGATCTTGGTTCATTGAAGTACTTTCTTGGAATTGAAATGGCAGCTTCCAACAAAGGGCTATTCCTTAACCAGCGTAAATACATTTTAGACTCACTTCAAGATGCTGAAATGTTACACACCAAACCCGTTGATATTCCTCTTGATAGCAAATTGAGGTTTGCATCTATAGAAAATCCCTAG
- the LOC142530941 gene encoding cyclic nucleotide-gated ion channel 1-like → MNNHQEKFVRFQDWRSEKIYNGHSQSESGVPEGRLRVAVSSVSDRFRRGLESGSDRIKRFTGSLRSFSLRKFLADDEGSRKKILDPQGSFLQKWNKIFVLSCVLAISLDPLFFYIPIIDDEKKCLDLDPKLELTASILRSFTDVFYLIHILFQFHTGFIAPSSRVFGRGVLVEDSWEIAKRYLSSYFIIDILAVLPLPQVVIWFVIPKLSGAKSFNTKNLLQYVVFLQYIPRILRVYPLYKEVTRTSGILTETAWAGAAFNLFLYMLASHVLGAFWYLFSIGRETTCWRKACGNQTACRHAAFYCMGDHTQFSTMLNNSCPIQNPNTTAFDFGIFLDALQSGVVESKDFPQKFFYCFWWGLQNLSSLGQNLKTSTFVWESCFAVAISISGLVLFSFLIGNMQTYLQSTTLRLEEMRVKRRDAEQWMSHRLLPDSLRGRIRRYEQYRWQETRGVEEEILVHNLPKDLRRDIKRHLCLDLLKRVPMFEKMDDQLLDALCDRLKPVLYTEDSYIVREGDPVDEMLFIMRGKLLTVTTNGGRTGFFNSDYLKAGDFCGEELLTWALDPNSSSNLPISTRTVQALSEVEAFALKADDLKFVASQFRRLHSKQLRHTFRFYSQQWRTWAACFVQAAWRRYSRKKLEESLREEENRLQDALAKGGGSSPSLGATIYASRFAANVLRALRRNGTRKTRMAERISPMLLQKPAEPDFTAEDK, encoded by the exons ATGAATAATCACCAAGAAAAGTTTGTGAG GTTTCAAGATTGGAGATCTGAGAAAATCTACAATGGGCATTCTCAATCTGAAAGTGGAGTACCAGAGGGTAGACTTAGAGTAGCAGTGTCATCAGTTTCAGACAGATTTCGGAGGGGTTTAGAATCTGGTTCTGATAGAATCAAAAGGTTCACAGGATCCTTGAGATCCTTCTCACTGAGAAAGTTTCTGGCGGATGACGAGGGATCTCGGAAGAAAATTCTTGATCCACAAGGGTCATTCCTTCAGAAATGGAATAAGATATTTGTATTATCATGCGTGCTTGCCATTTCGTTGGACCCCTTGTTTTTCTATATTCCCATTATCGATGATGAAAAGAAGTGCCTTGATTTGGACCCAAAATTGGAGCTCACAGCCAGTATTCTACGATCCTTTACGGATGTGTTTTACCTCATCCATATTCTATTTCAATTTCACACAGGTTTTATTGCCCCATCTTCTCGTGTATTTGGCAGAGGGGTTTTAGTTGAAGATTCTTGGGAGATAGCAAAGAGATATCTGTCATCATACTTCATAATTGACATCCTTGCAGTTCTTCCACTTCCTCAG GTTGTAATCTGGTTTGTCATTCCCAAACTGAGTGGTGCAAAATCTTTCAACACAAAGAATTTGTTACAATACGTGGTTTTCTTACAATATATACCAAGGATTCTCCGTGTTTATCCTTTGTATAAAGAAGTCACTAGAACTTCTGGTATACTCACTGAAACAGCATGGGCTGGGGCTGCCTTCAATCTTTTTCTTTACATGCTTGCCAGTCAT GTGCTTGGAGCCTTTTGGTATTTGTTTTCGATAGGACGTGAAACTACTTGCTGGCGAAAAGCCTGTGGTAATCAGACTGCTTGTCGACATGCCGCATTTTATTGCATGGGTGATCACACACAATTCAGCACTATGTTGAACAATTCGTGCCCTATTCAGAATCCCAATACAACTGCTTTTGACTTTGGAATATTTCTCGATGCCCTTCAATCTGGTGTTGTTGAATCAAAAGATTTTCCTCAGAAATTCTTTTACTGTTTCTGGTGGGGGTTGCAGAATTTAAG TTCCCTTGGCCAAAACCTTAAAACAAGCACCTTTGTTTGGGAAAGTTGCTTTGCAGTTGCTATTTCTATATCCGGCTTGGTGCTGTTCTCGTTTCTGATTGGAAATATGCAG ACGTATCTGCAGTCCACAACTTTAAGATTAGAGGAGATGAGGGTTAAAAGACGAGATGCAGAGCAATGGATGTCTCACCGGTTGCTCCCTGATAGTTTGAGGGGTAGAATCAGGAGGTACGAGCAATACAGATGGCAGGAAACTAGAGGTGTTGAAGAAGAAATTCTGGTTCATAATCTTCCCAAGGATCTACGAAGAGATATCAAACGGCATCTCTGTTTGGATTTATTGAAAAGA GTGCCAATGTTTGAGAAAATGGATGATCAACTCCTTGATGCATTGTGCGACCGTCTCAAACCAGTGCTTTACACTGAGGACAGCTACATAGTACGAGAAGGGGATCCAGTGGATGAAATGCTGTTTATAATGCGTGGAAAATTGTTGACTGTAACGACAAATGGAGGAAGGACCGGGTTTTTTAACTCAGATTACCTAAAAGCAGGTGATTTTTGTGGGGAAGAGCTCCTTACTTGGGCACTGGATCCTAACTCATCATCTAACCTCCCTATCTCGACTAGAACTGTCCAAGCTCTATCAGAAGTTGAAGCATTCGCGTTGAAGGCTGATGATTTGAAGTTTGTAGCATCTCAATTCCGACGACTACACAGTAAACAGCTACGCCATACTTTTAGGTTTTACTCGCAGCAGTGGAGGACTTGGGCAGCTTGCTTCGTACAAGCAGCATGGCGGCGCTATAGTAGGAAGAAGCTAGAAGAGTCTCTACGAGAAGAAGAAAACCGATTGCAGGATGCATTGGCGAAAGGTGGGGGAAGTTCACCGAGTTTAGGGGCAACCATCTATGCCTCGAGATTTGCTGCAAATGTACTTCGTGCATTGCGACGAAACGGTACTAGAAAGACAAGAATGGCGGAAAGGATATCACCTATGCTACTTCAGAAGCCTGCCGAGCCAGACTTTACAGCTGAAGACAAATGA
- the LOC142530939 gene encoding plastidial pyruvate kinase 4, chloroplastic-like, which yields MAEAIAAFSITELASFINRTGISDFAHPNSYGKLTVPPCKSSTKLTACRNNIWLFQRPGGKLALRTVAHGMSHDNAESYRSHQSTDDPLFICPEDDGNSQEPGNDDLVSICPKNDGNSKRPRKDSEVNQMFDFQPPVTKQVNQDSLLDKLKAVHLHILAMEQWNASRLKTCHRNYAASATNMINFLALKGLDVEQIKEELSSIGLSDLGDINPYVLPSLSACIQILVCSMSESLLSMEGSVEELPIHKSMEYQTENLSRTTMMKMASSNKNLLLGTLQGPRTTHIMVTVDQEIVENDTLVADLINSGTSIFRINCAHGNPEIWGKIISIVKRSSQLLEKPCRVLMDLAGPKLRTGKLKAGPGVAKISPKRNAVGDVLRPAQVWLSPRGAGPPPPHISADVIIHVDGQEFLSKLEIDGSVSFADARGKHRSLRILSKCPIFSGVGFMAECSKTAYVETGTALYAKKKRRKYPIGFVVDVPPSEQFVRLRVGDLLTISRDSSDEGDGLTCSDVGSHRITCPSGYLFDSVKPGDRISFDDGKIWGVIKGTSISEVVVSITHAGLKGTKLGSEKSINIPDSDICYEGLTSKDLMDLDFVAACADMVGISFVRDIQDIILLRQELAKRQISNLGIVLKIETKCGFKKLPLLILEAMKSPNPLGVMIARGDLAVECGWEKLADIQKEIISICSAAHVPVILATQVLESLVKSGVPSRAEIIDAEMGRRTSCVMLNKGKHILKAVSTLDTILNRQCTKTKPELKPPM from the exons ATGGCTGAAGCGATTGCAGCTTTCTCAATAACTGAACTGGCATCATTTATAAATCGG ACCGGTATATCTGATTTTGCACATCCCAACTCATACGGAAAGTTAACAGTCCCTCCATGCAAGTCCAGCACTAAACTAACAGCTTGTAGAAATAACATATGGCTGTTTCAAAGGCCAGGAGGGAAACTAGCACTAAGAACTGTTGCCCATGGCATGTCACATGACAACGCTGAGAGCTACCGCTCTCATCAATCGACTGATGATCCACTGTTTATCTGTCCTGAAGACGATGGCAATTCTCAGGAGCCAGGAAATGATGATTTGGTGTCTATATGTCCCAAGAATGATGGCAATTCCAAGAGACCACGAAAGGACTCAGAGGTGAACCAAATGTTCGATTTTCAACCACCTGTTACGAAACAGGTGAACCAAGATAGTCTTCTTGACAAGCTGAAAGCTGTTCACTTGCATATTCTAGCTATGGAGCAGTGGAATGCATCCAGGCTCAAAACGTGCCACCG AAACTATGCAGCGAGTGCTACCAACATGATAAACTTTTTGGCTCTTAAAGGATTAGATGTAGAACAGATCAAAGAAGAGCTTTCTTCTATTGGTCTTTCCGATTTAGGGGATATAAATCCATACGTCCTTCCTAGCCTTTCTGCATGTATTCAAATACTTGTCTGCTCAATGTCGGAGTCCTTGCTAAGCATGGAAGGTTCTGTTGAGGAGCTTCCCATTCACAAGAGCATGGAATATCAAACCGAGAACCTATCAAGGACTACAATGATGAAAATGGCATCTTCTAATAAGAATCTATTGCTTGGAACTCTCCAGGGCCCAAGAACGACTCATATCATGGTAACAGTAGACCAGGAGATAGTGGAAAACGACACACTTGTAGCTGATCTCATCAATTCGGGAACCAGCATTTTTCGTATCAACTGTGCGCATGGAAACCCTGAAATTTGGGGTAAGATAATTAGCATAGTGAAGAGAAgctctcagcttctggagaaaCCTTGTCGGGTCCTCATGGACTTAGCTGGACCAAAGCTAAGAACTGGAAAACTGAAGGCTGGTCCAGGTGTGGCTAAAATCTCTCCGAAAAGGAATGCTGTTGGTGATGTCTTACGGCCAGCCCAAGTTTGGCTTTCACCACGAGGTGCAGGTCCACCACCACCTCATATATCAGCTGATGTTATTATCCACGTGGATGGCCAAGAGTTTCTCAGTAAGTTAGAGATTGATGGCTCTGTAAGTTTTGCTGATGCCCGAGGAAAGCATAGGAGTCTCAGGATTTTAAGCAAGTGTCCTATTTTTTCTGGTGTTGGGTTCATGGCTGAGTGCAGCAAGACTGCATATGTTGAAACTGGAACAGCATTGTATGCTAAGAAGAAGCGGCGAAAATACCCCATTGGATTTGTGGTGGATGTTCCCCCTTCTGAGCAATTTGTTAGATTGAGAGTTGGTGACTTGCTGACAATATCTCGAGATTCTTCAGACGAAGGGGATGGATTGACTTGTTCAGACGTTGGCTCCCATAGGATAACTTGCCCATCTGGCTATCTATTCGATTCTGTCAAACCAGGAGACCGCATATCATTTGATGATGGAAAGATATGGGGTGTCATCAAAGGAACTAGCATTTCAGAAGTGGTTGTTTCAATCACTCATGCTGGTCTGAAAGGTACCAAACTTGGCTCAGAAAAATCTATCAACATCCCAGACAGTGATATTTGTTATGAAGGTCTCACTTCTAAGGATCTTATGGATCTAGATTTTGTGGCTGCCTGTGCTGACATGGTTGGAATTTCGTTTGTGCGAGATATTCAAGATATTATCTTGTTGCGTCAAGAACTTGCAAAGAGACAGATTTCAAACTTGGGAATTGTCTTGAAGATTGAAACAAAATGTGGATTCAAGAAACTACCACTTTTAATATTGGAAGCAATGAAATCTCCAAATCCATTGGGCGTGATGATTGCCAGAGGCGATCTTGCTGTGGAATGCGGGTGGGAAAAGCTTGCAGATATACAGAAAGAAATCATATCTATATGCAGTGCTGCCCATGTACCAGTAATTTTGGCAACGCAGGTTTTGGAGTCACTTGTTAAGTCTGGGGTTCCTAGTAGAGCGGAAATTATAGATGCTGAGATGGGAAGGAG GACTAGTTGTGTGATGTTGAACAAAGGGAAGCATATTCTGAAGGCTGTCTCTACTCTGGATACCATTTTAAACAGACAATGCACCAAGACGAAACCCGAATTGAAGCCTCCAATGTAA